Proteins encoded by one window of uncultured Bacteroides sp.:
- a CDS encoding iron-containing alcohol dehydrogenase has product MNNFIFQNPTKLIFGKGMIASLANEIPADKRIMITFGGGSVKANGVYAQVTEALKNHHTIEFWGIEPNPAIETLRKAIALGKEEKVDYLLAVGGGSVIDGTKLIAAGLLYDGDAWDLVLNNKLINGLVPLATVLTLPATGSEMNSGAVISRKETKEKFALGLGFPVFSILDPEVTFSLPPHQVACGIADTFVHVVEQYMTVVGQSRLMDRWAEGILQTLVEIAPKIKENQKNYDLMADFMLSATMALNGFIAQGVSQDWATHMIGHELTALHGLTHGASLAIVYPGTLRVLKEKKGDKILQFGERVWGITEGTREQRIDSAIEKTENFFRSIGLSTRLHEENIGNETIDEIESRFNQRGMAVGENGDVTGAVAKKILKSCLLSQPTGE; this is encoded by the coding sequence ATGAATAACTTTATTTTTCAGAATCCCACTAAATTAATTTTTGGGAAAGGCATGATTGCTTCTTTGGCAAATGAAATTCCAGCAGATAAGCGAATTATGATCACCTTTGGAGGTGGTAGCGTCAAAGCAAACGGAGTTTACGCTCAAGTGACTGAGGCTCTTAAAAATCATCATACGATTGAGTTTTGGGGCATAGAACCTAATCCGGCTATAGAAACCTTGCGTAAAGCTATTGCACTTGGTAAAGAAGAAAAGGTAGACTATCTTTTGGCTGTAGGTGGTGGTTCCGTTATTGACGGAACAAAGCTTATTGCTGCCGGATTGCTTTATGATGGCGATGCCTGGGATTTGGTGTTGAATAATAAACTGATAAATGGACTTGTGCCTTTGGCCACAGTGCTCACTTTACCGGCAACGGGTTCTGAAATGAACAGTGGGGCTGTAATCTCCCGTAAGGAAACAAAGGAAAAGTTTGCTTTGGGATTAGGATTTCCTGTTTTTTCAATTTTAGATCCTGAGGTTACCTTCTCACTTCCTCCGCATCAGGTGGCCTGTGGTATAGCCGATACTTTTGTTCATGTGGTAGAGCAGTATATGACTGTTGTAGGCCAATCCAGACTGATGGACCGATGGGCAGAAGGCATTCTTCAGACATTGGTCGAAATAGCACCGAAGATAAAAGAAAACCAGAAAAATTATGATCTGATGGCCGATTTTATGCTTTCGGCAACTATGGCATTGAATGGATTTATTGCACAAGGGGTGTCGCAGGATTGGGCCACTCACATGATTGGACATGAGCTTACAGCGCTTCATGGATTAACTCATGGTGCGTCTCTTGCCATTGTTTATCCGGGAACATTGAGGGTGCTTAAAGAAAAGAAAGGAGATAAAATTCTGCAGTTTGGCGAACGAGTATGGGGAATTACTGAAGGAACCCGTGAGCAGCGCATTGATTCTGCTATTGAAAAAACAGAGAATTTCTTCCGCTCCATAGGTTTATCTACTCGTTTGCACGAAGAAAATATTGGCAATGAAACAATAGATGAGATTGAAAGCCGCTTTAATCAACGAGGTATGGCTGTTGGTGAAAATGGTGATGTGACTGGTGCTGTAGCGAAAAAGATATTGAAGAGCTGTTTGTTAAGTCAGCCAACAGGGGAATAG
- a CDS encoding glycoside hydrolase family 95 protein has product MKTTFCKFLIFFFALLALADIPVIAKKIQTIPNPNLRLHYNAPAQLWEETLPLGNGRLGMMPDGGIDKERIVLNDISMWSGSEANYNNPEAATYLPQIRELLLQGKNEEAQEVMYKHFVPVKPEMGGTYGSFQMLGNLDIAYSYNKKAKKNSPEYNKEDSYERELDLNNAVAKTCFYKDGVEYLREYFVSRTKDVIVIRISAPDVMGAVSFKAMFNRPERATVSVDKNQLVMEGALDSGVKGKDGVSFLAKLRAKTHGGSVSVSNEGLEVKNANSVELYISAGTDFNLGSQEYESLVNPLMAKAFNSTYSGLKKEHIDDYQKLFNRVDVNIGSPGSITANTQRKLQLTTDERIRLFQMEDDPALAALYMQYGRYLFISSTRPGTLPPNLQGLWANTISTPWNGDYHLNINIQMNYWLMEPGNLADLYQPLLSLTDSLTASGKASAQAFYGKDAKGWVAHMMTNVWKYTAPGEHPSWGATNTGGAWLCAHLWDHYQFLGDNKTEDARSYLKEIYPILKGASEFFLSTMINEPIHGWLVTAPSSSPENSFFVKNGDKPVSVCMGPTMDNELVRELFSNVIKASQILECDNEYRNQLIAASLKLPPLQVSKDGYLMEWLEDYKETDVHHRHVSHLYGLHPGNQITLSQTPDLAEACKVTLNRRGDEATGWSRAWKMNFWSRLGDGNRAYKLFKSLLTPSYKPETPSQRGGGTFPNLFCAHPPFQIDGNFGGSAGIMEMLLQSHEGFINLLPAVPDSWLEGSFKGLRARGGATVDVTWSNGKLAQCAIQSTYGGIYKLKVPENISKVQVKGKEIKKTFSNQKFIEFPIEKGGKAELKFM; this is encoded by the coding sequence ATGAAAACTACATTCTGTAAGTTTCTGATTTTCTTTTTTGCTCTACTTGCTTTAGCAGATATACCTGTAATTGCAAAGAAAATTCAGACTATTCCTAATCCAAATCTTCGCTTACATTACAATGCTCCAGCCCAATTATGGGAAGAAACCTTGCCATTGGGAAATGGACGTTTGGGAATGATGCCTGATGGGGGAATTGACAAGGAACGTATAGTATTAAATGACATTTCCATGTGGTCTGGTTCGGAAGCGAATTACAATAATCCCGAGGCAGCAACTTACCTTCCCCAAATAAGAGAATTGCTTTTGCAAGGTAAAAACGAGGAAGCTCAAGAGGTAATGTATAAGCACTTTGTTCCTGTAAAACCAGAAATGGGAGGCACTTACGGTAGCTTTCAGATGCTGGGAAATCTGGATATAGCTTATTCGTACAACAAGAAAGCAAAAAAAAACTCACCGGAATACAACAAAGAAGATTCTTACGAACGTGAACTAGATTTGAATAATGCTGTTGCCAAGACCTGCTTTTATAAGGACGGAGTTGAATATTTGCGGGAATATTTTGTTTCCAGAACCAAAGATGTAATCGTTATCAGAATCAGCGCTCCTGATGTGATGGGTGCAGTTTCTTTCAAAGCAATGTTTAATCGCCCCGAACGAGCCACGGTTAGCGTAGATAAAAACCAGCTGGTAATGGAAGGAGCTCTGGATAGCGGAGTAAAAGGTAAAGATGGTGTATCATTTCTGGCTAAACTCAGGGCAAAAACCCATGGCGGAAGTGTGTCCGTGAGCAACGAAGGTCTGGAAGTGAAAAATGCAAATAGCGTAGAGCTCTATATCTCTGCCGGAACAGACTTCAACTTAGGTAGTCAAGAATACGAATCATTGGTAAACCCGCTTATGGCTAAGGCTTTTAACTCTACGTACAGCGGTTTAAAGAAGGAACATATTGATGATTATCAAAAACTCTTCAATCGGGTTGATGTAAATATAGGAAGCCCGGGGTCAATAACGGCAAATACACAACGTAAGCTACAGCTAACAACAGATGAGCGCATCCGTCTATTTCAAATGGAAGATGATCCGGCACTGGCTGCTCTCTATATGCAATACGGACGTTATTTGTTTATAAGCAGTACACGCCCCGGTACTCTCCCACCCAATCTGCAAGGATTATGGGCAAATACAATCAGTACACCATGGAACGGCGATTATCACCTGAACATCAATATCCAGATGAACTATTGGCTTATGGAACCGGGAAATCTTGCAGACCTTTATCAGCCTCTTTTGTCGCTAACAGACAGCCTGACTGCTTCAGGGAAAGCTTCCGCACAAGCCTTTTACGGGAAAGATGCCAAAGGATGGGTAGCACATATGATGACCAATGTATGGAAGTATACTGCTCCTGGAGAACATCCTTCATGGGGAGCTACCAACACAGGCGGAGCATGGCTTTGCGCTCATTTGTGGGATCATTATCAATTCCTGGGAGATAACAAAACGGAAGATGCCCGCTCTTATCTTAAAGAGATTTATCCCATTCTAAAGGGAGCATCGGAATTCTTTCTCTCTACAATGATTAATGAACCCATCCATGGCTGGCTGGTTACAGCACCTAGTTCATCACCCGAGAATAGTTTCTTTGTGAAGAACGGAGATAAGCCGGTCAGTGTTTGTATGGGACCAACAATGGACAACGAACTGGTTCGCGAGCTTTTCTCAAATGTGATAAAAGCATCACAGATTCTGGAATGTGATAATGAATATCGCAATCAACTTATAGCTGCTTCTCTGAAACTACCTCCTTTGCAGGTGAGCAAGGATGGTTATCTGATGGAATGGCTGGAAGATTACAAAGAAACAGATGTACATCATCGTCATGTGTCTCATCTTTACGGATTGCACCCGGGAAATCAGATAACACTTAGTCAAACACCCGATTTGGCAGAAGCTTGCAAGGTAACGCTTAATCGCAGGGGAGATGAAGCAACGGGATGGTCGCGTGCATGGAAAATGAATTTCTGGTCAAGACTGGGAGACGGCAACCGCGCCTACAAGCTTTTCAAGAGTCTGCTTACTCCAAGTTATAAACCTGAAACACCAAGTCAAAGAGGCGGGGGAACATTCCCTAACCTATTCTGTGCGCATCCTCCCTTCCAGATTGATGGTAACTTTGGTGGATCAGCCGGTATAATGGAAATGTTGTTGCAAAGTCATGAAGGGTTTATCAATCTTCTCCCAGCTGTGCCTGATAGCTGGTTGGAAGGTAGTTTCAAAGGACTAAGAGCTCGTGGCGGAGCAACAGTAGATGTTACCTGGAGTAACGGAAAACTTGCTCAGTGTGCCATTCAATCGACCTATGGTGGAATCTATAAACTAAAGGTTCCCGAAAATATCTCTAAAGTACAGGTTAAAGGAAAAGAGATAAAAAAGACCTTCAGCAATCAGAAATTTATTGAGTTCCCTATTGAAAAAGGTGGAAAGGCAGAGCTTAAATTTATGTAA
- a CDS encoding diacylglycerol kinase family protein yields the protein MEQFSTKKRLKSFTYAWKGIGSFIRKEQNAWIHSAITTAVIICGFLFHITAIEWIAIILCIGLVFAAEAFNTAIERLVNLVSPQQNKTAGDVKDIAAGAVLICAIAAATVGLIIFIPYFIASF from the coding sequence ATGGAGCAATTCAGCACAAAAAAACGATTAAAAAGCTTCACCTATGCCTGGAAAGGCATAGGTAGCTTTATCCGTAAAGAGCAGAATGCATGGATACACTCCGCAATTACAACTGCTGTAATTATCTGCGGATTCTTATTCCACATCACTGCGATAGAATGGATAGCAATCATATTATGTATAGGTTTGGTTTTTGCCGCTGAAGCATTTAACACAGCCATTGAAAGATTAGTTAATCTAGTCTCTCCCCAACAAAACAAAACGGCAGGTGATGTGAAAGATATTGCTGCCGGAGCAGTGCTTATCTGTGCCATTGCTGCTGCAACGGTTGGCCTTATTATTTTTATACCTTATTTCATTGCTTCATTTTAA